In one window of Camelina sativa cultivar DH55 chromosome 15, Cs, whole genome shotgun sequence DNA:
- the LOC104747623 gene encoding WEB family protein At2g17940-like, with protein MERVTGWRSDRAEIETRAAFGSVKEAVAMFGEKVLAGEIYATRLREIRIKETKSIPSGLTPLSRLRSLTLELDQTRENLTRTLQLNTILTNRIKTLTQELEHGRKEIQHLSRTRSSRLDNPEIEELKFVEQHHTKTTSKDVDEEVVTTEELEKRRLVTFASSPLLTRVMSNVREEEEGNNKEKDFERDCSVKKTKSKRGFAPFMGWFRANRGRD; from the exons ATGGAGAGAGTGACCGGTTGGAGAAGTGATCGGGCGGAGATAGAGACGAGAGCAGCGTTTGGGTCGGTGAAAGAAGCGGTCGCCATGTTCGGAGAAAAAGTTTTAGCCGGAGAGATCTATGCAACTAGGCTTAGAGAG ATTCGgataaaggaaacaaaatcaattcCGAGTGGGCTGACTCCTCTATCAAGACTACGATCTCTTACACTCGAGCTCGATCAGACCAGAGAAAATCTTACAAGAACGCTACAACTAAACACCATCCTCACCAACAGAATCAAAACTCTAACACAAGAACTTGAACATGGGAGGAAGGAGATACAACATCTCAGCAGGACGAGGTCGAGTCGCCTAGACAATCCGGAGATTGAGGAACTCAAGTTCGTGGAACAGCATCACACGAAGACGACGTCtaaagatgttgatgaagaGGTTGTAACGACGGAGGAGCTGGAGAAGAGGAGACTCGTCACATTCGCGAGCTCGCCTTTGCTGACGCGTGTGATGTCAAACGtcagggaagaagaagaggggaaTAATAAAGAGAAggattttgagagagattgttcGGTCAagaagacaaaatcaaagaggGGTTTTGCTCCGTTCATGGGATGGTTTAGAGCAAACCGAGGACGAGATTGA